The Sesamum indicum cultivar Zhongzhi No. 13 linkage group LG9, S_indicum_v1.0, whole genome shotgun sequence genome segment CGACGATTGCCTCTGGAAGGACATTTGCAACTCCACCTGGCCCTCCACCACCGACCCCCGTGTCCGCGACGCCATCTCCGCCTTCCCCTCCGCCCACCGCTCTTTCTACTCCGACGCCTTTCCCGCCCTCCGCCACCACCAGTTCCGTCGGGAAACTCATCAGCGTCGTCTGCCAGATACGGTTAAATTAATCTCGGCGGTGGATATTTACTACGAAGACAAGCTAATATACTCCAAAGTCCTGGTAACAGAGACGCTCTCGGCCTGGTTTCTGAATACGCCGTTCAGGCTGGAGCTTTTAGACCCGAAAGAAACGGTGCCGACGCCGTTGAAACCCGACGACCGCACGCTCATGGCACGCGCCGAGGAACGCCTGAGAGTTAGCTGGATTCTGATCGACCCCGACAAGAGACGGGCGGTTAATCTGGCGAGCCGGAAGGCGGTGGAGGTTCGTCGGCACTGGCTGACAGATGACATACAGGTGCGGTACGCCACAGTGATGGGGGACGGCGGCGGGGGACTGGTCCAGTGCGCGGTGGTGGTAACCTGCGGGGGGAAGGAAGACGGCGGGGAAGTGCGGGTGAGAGAGGTAAGCATGTATGTAGAGGAGATGGAAGGGAAGATTGTGGGTGGAAAGGAGAGTGTGGAAATTTTGGGGGCGGCGATGGAGGGGCAGCGGCGGCGAAGTGACGGCGAAAAGGAGACAGAGATATACGAGATGTTCTTGAGGGTGAAGGCAGggtgtagagagagaaagcagAGGAGAGAGAAGGGTTTGGACATGGTGTGTATATCCGCCGGaatattgattttctttgCAATTTGGATATTTTTCATGTGGAGATGATGAGTTAGTGAATAGTTACAGTTAGTACAGTTAAATGTAGGTAGTTAAAAGTTTAGGGGTGATACTTTGATATTCTCAAAAACTTGCATATAAATAGGTTTTTCGATTGATGGGGTGTTTGTAGATAGTATGTATAAGCTTGAAAACGAACCCATTATCTGTCTAAAGCTGGATTTGGATCAAGATATAATATCCTTGGTATTCATAGTATATTCTTTCCATAGGTAAGGAGTGGGACTGTGGTTACACCTTTTGGTAAGATtgtaaattcataatttgttataaaagatgattttgattttatatttcaattggGTTTGTTGATGGACTCGTTCTTTAGACATTAagtatatatagttcaaatcAAACAATACTTCatgtcaaagaaaaaaatttgttaccatttcaagaaataattataacattgaTCGTTATTCTcatgtttttctaattttgtgaaaGACGAGTGTGACATAAGTATGTCCGTTGGATCTTCCCAAATTTGAGATGATCGGTATTGAAATTATCCAAATtcttttaatgtatatatcttTATCTACAATGATGATCAATGAAGtcaaaactatttattttttacttttttaaaaatgtatcaTCCCAAATTTGGCAGAAGGGGCTCTTGATTTTTATGTTTCAATTTCTCTGGTAAGTacaagatttaattaataataaagggACGTGATTGTGCGTACATTTAActtatttaagaattaaagTTGTTCAGTTGTCTGTTCAGTCTGTTTAATACATACTTAGTGATCTGGACGTATGAGagattttaattcaaataaaatttgattgaatctaaattaatacaattaagtataatatacttatcgtAATTGGTGTatacttaaaagaa includes the following:
- the LOC105170233 gene encoding F-box protein At2g27310, producing MSSSSTTSSAAGQGGGTTTIITAIHPDIIQSHILNRLDGPTLASTTCASPQLLSLCNDDCLWKDICNSTWPSTTDPRVRDAISAFPSAHRSFYSDAFPALRHHQFRRETHQRRLPDTVKLISAVDIYYEDKLIYSKVLVTETLSAWFLNTPFRLELLDPKETVPTPLKPDDRTLMARAEERLRVSWILIDPDKRRAVNLASRKAVEVRRHWLTDDIQVRYATVMGDGGGGLVQCAVVVTCGGKEDGGEVRVREVSMYVEEMEGKIVGGKESVEILGAAMEGQRRRSDGEKETEIYEMFLRVKAGCRERKQRREKGLDMVCISAGILIFFAIWIFFMWR